From a region of the Leptospira kmetyi serovar Malaysia str. Bejo-Iso9 genome:
- a CDS encoding PAS domain-containing sensor histidine kinase produces the protein MPVFSDAEKDFSVRLLYGIMLACLAVALGYRILHPILAEKPKAIYVAPFLISVAVVICHMIAKSGRILLASHVLVGIEWVAAFSLMLREGATQTIVFPFCIILILSSALLLGMRAAYIYTSLSIFFGIAITYLVQNGTITPPESSGGPWSALLGEISAFILVGILMRYTLGGFKKIKSESSEIQRYAKLGGWSLNTRNLELILTKEYQYLLGYEDAKESKSLPLSAYMNTYVATEEDKTRILSALSESLKKKDEPDFSVELTYQIRRRDGKNRFLSVQGKFRDSIVAFGTAQDITERYLAEEALKPTQEIYSKVFTLSPIATSISSVEDGRYLEVNDSFLKLFGYTREETIGRTSLELNIWPDPQERKKYLEKMYQHGIVVDQEVILQGKNGKVVHSECYSTFAEINGKLCAINLVKDLSEKKEAEALRTLNKEIVDQNELIEKQKQELEEILKDLKKTQNQLIVSEKMAALGQLVAGIAHEINNPIGVIKAANDSIQNYFDSSTDRMTQASEILRGLKEELLNELYTFLKKGKKDREILSPKEVRNRIKELEGKLKDRGFENSHSIAQDLVEVGLDSSLDEFPNLFGDKNAQGLLHFALEEIQASKSSKLIDMSVNRTSKIVFALRKFSHFGSEGIKTSVVIQEGIETVLTIYQNQLKVGVEIRKSYGDVPPIQGYADDLINVWTNLIYNAAQAMSFKGTLTIRIYKARENEIEVSISDTGPGIPADATERIFEPFFTTKAPGEGSGLGLDIARRIIESHNGTIRFETSSKGTTFFVRLPIEDTNSNSKNQER, from the coding sequence ATACCGGTTTTTTCGGATGCTGAAAAGGATTTTTCCGTCCGTTTGTTGTACGGAATCATGTTGGCCTGTTTGGCGGTCGCCTTGGGGTATCGGATCTTACATCCGATTTTAGCGGAAAAACCGAAGGCGATTTACGTCGCACCGTTTTTGATCAGCGTCGCGGTTGTGATCTGTCACATGATCGCAAAAAGCGGAAGAATTCTTTTGGCGTCTCATGTTCTCGTCGGAATCGAATGGGTCGCCGCGTTTTCTCTGATGCTTCGCGAAGGTGCGACTCAAACCATCGTCTTTCCTTTCTGTATCATTTTAATCCTCAGTTCCGCGTTGCTTTTGGGAATGAGGGCAGCGTATATTTATACTTCCTTATCGATCTTCTTCGGAATCGCGATCACCTATCTCGTACAAAACGGAACGATCACGCCGCCTGAATCGTCCGGAGGTCCTTGGTCCGCTTTGCTCGGAGAAATTTCCGCGTTTATACTCGTCGGGATTTTGATGCGTTATACTCTCGGCGGTTTCAAAAAGATAAAATCCGAATCCTCCGAAATTCAACGTTATGCGAAATTGGGAGGATGGAGTTTGAACACTCGAAATCTCGAACTCATTCTCACCAAGGAATATCAATATCTTCTCGGATACGAAGACGCGAAAGAATCCAAATCCTTGCCCTTGTCCGCTTATATGAACACGTATGTCGCGACCGAAGAGGATAAAACGAGAATTCTCTCCGCGCTTTCCGAAAGTCTGAAAAAAAAGGACGAGCCCGATTTTTCCGTGGAGTTGACGTATCAAATCCGAAGGAGGGACGGGAAGAATCGATTCTTGTCCGTTCAGGGAAAATTTAGGGATTCCATCGTGGCCTTCGGAACCGCGCAGGACATCACGGAACGTTATCTTGCAGAAGAAGCTTTGAAGCCGACTCAGGAAATTTATTCCAAGGTGTTTACTCTGAGTCCGATCGCGACTTCGATCTCTTCCGTGGAAGACGGAAGATACTTGGAAGTCAACGACAGCTTTTTAAAACTCTTCGGATATACGAGAGAGGAAACGATCGGAAGGACGAGTTTGGAACTCAACATTTGGCCGGATCCTCAAGAAAGAAAAAAATATTTGGAGAAGATGTATCAACACGGAATCGTCGTGGATCAGGAAGTGATTCTTCAAGGTAAAAACGGAAAAGTGGTTCACTCCGAATGTTACAGCACCTTCGCAGAGATCAACGGGAAACTCTGCGCGATCAATCTCGTAAAGGACCTCTCCGAAAAAAAGGAAGCCGAAGCGCTTCGAACCTTAAACAAGGAAATCGTGGATCAGAACGAACTGATCGAAAAACAAAAACAGGAACTTGAGGAAATTCTAAAGGACTTAAAAAAGACCCAGAACCAATTGATCGTTTCCGAAAAGATGGCCGCCTTAGGACAGTTAGTCGCCGGGATCGCGCACGAAATCAACAACCCGATCGGGGTCATCAAGGCCGCGAACGATTCCATACAGAATTATTTCGACAGTTCCACGGATAGAATGACCCAAGCCTCGGAGATTCTCCGCGGATTGAAAGAGGAATTGTTAAACGAACTCTATACGTTTTTAAAGAAGGGAAAAAAAGATCGGGAAATCCTTTCGCCCAAGGAAGTCCGAAACCGCATCAAAGAACTCGAAGGAAAACTAAAGGACAGGGGCTTTGAGAATTCTCATTCGATCGCGCAGGATTTGGTCGAGGTTGGGTTGGATTCTTCCCTGGACGAATTTCCGAATCTCTTCGGCGATAAGAACGCGCAGGGATTGCTTCATTTTGCGCTCGAAGAAATACAAGCGTCCAAAAGTTCCAAGCTGATCGATATGTCCGTAAACAGGACTTCCAAGATCGTGTTCGCTTTGCGTAAGTTTTCGCATTTCGGATCGGAAGGAATCAAAACCTCCGTGGTCATTCAGGAGGGAATCGAAACCGTTCTTACGATCTATCAGAATCAATTGAAAGTCGGGGTCGAAATCCGAAAATCCTACGGAGACGTTCCGCCAATTCAAGGTTATGCGGACGATCTCATCAACGTTTGGACGAACCTGATCTACAACGCGGCTCAGGCGATGTCCTTTAAGGGAACTCTCACCATTCGAATATATAAAGCGAGGGAAAACGAAATCGAGGTGTCCATTTCCGATACGGGACCGGGAATTCCGGCGGACGCGACGGAAAGAATCTTCGAACCTTTTTTTACCACAAAGGCGCCCGGAGAAGGTTCGGGACTCGGTTTGGACATCGCAAGGAGAATCATAGAATCCCACAACGGAACGATCCGATTTGAAACCTCTTCCAAGGGAACTACCTTCTTCGTCCGTCTTCCGATCGAGGATACGAATTCGAATTCAAAGAATCAGGAACGTTAG
- the ompL47 gene encoding multi-beta-barrel domain surface protein OmpL47, translating to MKGSSLVRLAIAFLMSVSVSLVAQEDLDESSAPQANTQGQSGSSTPAKTTAKNSGATPADEAKNADLYVNSKSSFEISAKDDSSTVDYIEYKIGEADYAKYTSPITILKEGVNRLTYRAVDKAGNKEPAKALVVVVDNTAPTVKIAPSEILYNLEGYNFGSKNVTYTIAATDALSGVKEVKYSINGGDLRPYDNQPIKLEKAGVNLIKYSAVDNSGNSSSEAILVVTLDDAKPEVEIQGNTPLVIIDGKTYSRKGNSFTIKAVDGQSGIKRILIKVDNAPDFVPYAEPITIDAQGEHTIEAKAIDNVGNESETKRVSFSVDVNPPTTQIRKVEAGSNGSKPVEAAPAPAPTNTKPAQPTNPPKR from the coding sequence ATGAAGGGTTCTTCTCTCGTAAGACTCGCAATCGCTTTTTTAATGTCCGTTTCAGTTTCGCTGGTAGCTCAGGAAGATCTGGACGAAAGCTCTGCCCCGCAGGCAAATACTCAAGGACAATCCGGAAGCTCCACACCCGCAAAAACAACCGCTAAGAATTCCGGAGCCACTCCGGCGGACGAAGCAAAGAATGCGGACCTTTATGTGAACTCCAAAAGTTCTTTTGAAATTTCCGCAAAGGACGATTCCAGCACGGTGGATTACATCGAGTACAAAATCGGCGAAGCGGACTACGCAAAATATACTTCTCCGATCACCATTCTTAAGGAAGGCGTAAACCGTCTTACTTACAGAGCCGTGGATAAGGCCGGAAACAAAGAGCCCGCAAAAGCTCTCGTAGTCGTAGTGGATAACACCGCACCGACCGTTAAAATCGCTCCGAGCGAAATTCTTTACAATCTCGAAGGATACAACTTCGGATCTAAGAACGTAACTTATACCATCGCCGCAACCGACGCTCTTTCGGGAGTAAAAGAAGTAAAATACTCCATCAACGGCGGAGATTTGAGACCGTACGACAATCAGCCGATCAAATTGGAAAAGGCTGGCGTGAACCTGATTAAGTATTCCGCTGTGGACAACTCCGGAAATTCTTCTTCGGAAGCGATCTTAGTCGTAACTCTGGACGACGCGAAACCGGAAGTTGAAATCCAAGGAAATACTCCTTTGGTAATCATCGACGGAAAAACGTATTCCAGAAAAGGAAACTCTTTCACGATCAAAGCCGTGGACGGACAATCCGGAATCAAAAGAATTCTGATTAAAGTGGACAACGCTCCGGACTTCGTTCCTTACGCGGAACCGATCACGATCGACGCTCAAGGCGAACACACGATCGAAGCGAAAGCGATCGACAACGTAGGAAACGAAAGCGAAACGAAAAGAGTGAGCTTTTCAGTGGACGTAAACCCACCTACAACACAAATTCGTAAAGTAGAAGCAGGGTCCAACGGAAGCAAGCCCGTAGAAGCGGCTCCCGCACCGGCTCCAACCAATACGAAACCGGCTCAGCCGACAAACCCTCCTAAGAGATAA
- a CDS encoding flagellar filament outer layer protein FlaA, giving the protein MKKKSFLRIPFTGKRNRLLLVFLFLCKLSNPLVAEEKSSAEIWKQVIVEDFETKEWSSKNLKTRLPEEYFPDIRTSSLLLSPERNSSKSLLLEVPAEKNQSFEILWEQSWKTKGFVQEFQFHIYSSGSGASLYVLVRDSTLEVKKILITHLSFEGWKKIRLNVIRKIRQDDIVFTKQNPVEFLGLLYEAPFEMKRGSRDLFAIDDILAIVRDKNRMFSNDKTLIR; this is encoded by the coding sequence ATGAAAAAAAAATCCTTCCTCCGCATTCCTTTTACCGGGAAACGAAATCGGCTTCTTCTTGTGTTCCTGTTTTTATGTAAATTGTCCAATCCACTTGTCGCCGAAGAAAAATCTTCCGCTGAAATTTGGAAACAAGTGATCGTGGAAGATTTCGAAACGAAAGAATGGAGTTCTAAAAATCTCAAGACCCGTCTTCCCGAAGAATATTTTCCGGACATAAGAACTTCTTCTCTGTTGCTCAGCCCGGAAAGAAATTCTTCCAAAAGTCTTCTCTTGGAAGTTCCCGCGGAAAAGAATCAATCCTTTGAAATTCTTTGGGAACAATCCTGGAAGACGAAAGGATTCGTGCAGGAGTTTCAGTTTCATATCTATTCTTCCGGTTCGGGCGCGTCTTTATACGTTTTGGTTCGGGATTCCACTTTAGAAGTTAAGAAAATTCTAATCACTCATCTGAGTTTCGAAGGTTGGAAAAAAATCAGACTCAACGTGATCCGTAAAATCAGACAAGACGATATCGTTTTTACGAAACAAAACCCGGTCGAGTTCTTGGGACTTCTTTACGAAGCCCCTTTTGAAATGAAACGGGGCTCCCGGGATCTGTTTGCGATCGACGATATTCTGGCCATTGTTCGCGATAAGAATCGAATGTTCTCGAACGATAAGACCTTGATTCGTTAA
- the dinB gene encoding DNA polymerase IV, with protein sequence MEPRKIIHVDMDAFYASVEQRDFPEYKGKPLIVGGPPNSRSVVAAASYEARKFGIRSAMPCSRAAQLAPQAIFVFPRFTVYKEVSRQIREIFLEYTDRVEMLSLDEGYLDVTFNKKNIPFAVTIAKEIRAEILKRTQLTASVGVGNSKFIAKLASEKNKPNGLTVVLPDDVISFIDPLPVSSFHGVGKVTAQKMEELGIRTGKDLRAKNIDELISHFGKMGIYYYKISRGEDDREVQSSRERKSLGAETTFEQDKVDREDLLYQLREVAVEVEDRLKKRDFAGRTLTLKIKFHDFSQKTRSRTLNDPIFDANELFQTASELFEEFFETKDDRIVAVKAIRLLGISLSHPNPMDEEPSLFPNL encoded by the coding sequence ATGGAACCGCGCAAAATCATTCATGTGGATATGGATGCGTTTTATGCTTCCGTGGAACAAAGAGACTTTCCCGAATACAAGGGAAAACCTTTGATCGTGGGCGGTCCTCCGAACAGCAGATCCGTGGTGGCCGCGGCTTCGTATGAGGCCCGGAAATTCGGAATTCGATCCGCGATGCCTTGTTCTCGAGCCGCACAACTCGCGCCACAAGCGATTTTCGTATTTCCCAGATTTACGGTGTATAAGGAAGTTTCTCGTCAGATCCGGGAGATTTTTTTGGAATACACGGACCGCGTGGAAATGCTTTCCTTGGACGAAGGTTATCTGGATGTTACATTCAATAAAAAGAATATTCCATTTGCCGTAACGATCGCCAAAGAAATCCGCGCGGAAATTCTCAAACGCACCCAGCTGACCGCTTCGGTGGGAGTGGGGAATTCCAAATTCATCGCCAAACTCGCTTCCGAAAAAAACAAACCGAACGGACTTACTGTGGTTCTACCCGACGACGTGATTTCGTTTATCGACCCTTTGCCCGTAAGTAGTTTTCACGGAGTGGGCAAGGTCACCGCTCAAAAGATGGAAGAACTCGGAATCCGCACGGGAAAAGATCTGCGCGCCAAGAACATAGACGAATTGATCTCTCATTTCGGTAAGATGGGAATCTACTACTACAAGATCTCCCGAGGAGAAGACGATCGGGAAGTTCAGTCGTCGAGAGAAAGAAAATCTCTCGGAGCAGAAACGACTTTCGAACAGGATAAGGTGGATCGAGAGGACTTGTTGTATCAACTTCGGGAAGTCGCCGTCGAAGTGGAAGATCGTCTTAAAAAAAGGGATTTTGCGGGTAGAACTCTCACATTAAAGATCAAGTTTCACGATTTCAGTCAGAAAACGAGATCGAGGACTTTAAACGATCCCATCTTTGACGCGAACGAACTGTTTCAAACCGCTTCCGAACTGTTCGAGGAGTTTTTCGAAACCAAAGACGACAGGATCGTCGCCGTCAAGGCGATCCGTCTTTTGGGGATCAGTCTTTCTCATCCCAATCCGATGGACGAAGAACCGAGTTTGTTTCCAAATTTATAA
- a CDS encoding ComF family protein has translation MKLRKLLDLFLPSTCEFCGRYDFFSSKIGVCKSCHRENSETPIRLERLCRICKEPSSGGECVFCSSRNVFFDEMKFLKSRTPFLAKAINRIKHGSVYMLSIYLSLGLKKELRSWKNLNFSGILLMPSTKTKWYQRKKRRPFESCDFALKRILNILSAPLIAPIEKISGEKQAGKSFADRFVHARLAFRIQEEYKEKLKGNYLVIDDVFTTGASANELARILIRNGADGVRILTLIRTEGREFEMKKDVTNV, from the coding sequence ATGAAACTTCGGAAACTTTTGGATTTATTCTTACCCTCCACCTGCGAATTCTGCGGAAGATACGATTTCTTTTCCTCCAAGATCGGAGTTTGTAAATCTTGTCATCGTGAAAATTCGGAAACGCCGATCCGTCTCGAACGTTTATGCAGGATTTGTAAAGAACCTTCAAGCGGGGGAGAATGCGTCTTCTGTTCTTCCAGAAACGTATTTTTCGACGAGATGAAATTCTTAAAAAGCAGAACTCCGTTTCTTGCAAAGGCGATCAATCGAATCAAACACGGATCGGTTTATATGCTATCGATCTATCTTTCGTTGGGTCTAAAAAAAGAATTAAGATCCTGGAAGAATCTGAACTTCTCCGGAATTCTTCTGATGCCTTCCACAAAAACGAAATGGTATCAACGGAAAAAAAGAAGGCCTTTCGAATCCTGCGACTTCGCATTAAAAAGAATTCTAAACATTCTTTCCGCTCCGTTGATCGCTCCGATCGAAAAGATCAGCGGTGAAAAACAAGCGGGTAAAAGTTTTGCGGATCGTTTCGTTCACGCAAGACTTGCATTTCGAATTCAAGAAGAGTATAAAGAGAAGTTAAAGGGAAACTATCTCGTGATAGACGACGTGTTTACGACGGGAGCTTCGGCGAACGAACTCGCGAGAATTTTAATCCGAAATGGGGCGGATGGCGTTCGAATTTTGACCCTGATCCGAACGGAAGGCCGGGAATTTGAAATGAAAAAAGACGTTACAAATGTTTAG